A window of Campylobacter cuniculorum DSM 23162 = LMG 24588 contains these coding sequences:
- a CDS encoding transporter substrate-binding domain-containing protein has product MFLKKGLLKIFALALGASVMLSSAFGADSKLDELKSKGTLVVGVKNDIPHYALLDQATGEIKGFEVDIAKLLAKSILGDENKIKLVPVNAKTRGPLLDNGTVDVVIATFTITPERKRIYNFSEPYYQDSVGLLVLKEKNYKSLADMQGATIGVAQAATTKKIIDEEAKKLNIKVKFSEFPDYPSIKAALDSKRVDAFSVDKSILLGYVDDKSEILADSFAPQEYGIVSKKGDEKFAKYIDEFVKTNRNAIENLAKNWGL; this is encoded by the coding sequence ATGTTTTTAAAAAAAGGTTTATTAAAAATATTTGCACTAGCTTTGGGTGCAAGTGTAATGCTCTCAAGTGCTTTTGGAGCTGATTCAAAACTTGATGAGCTTAAAAGTAAAGGCACTCTTGTTGTAGGTGTGAAAAATGATATTCCGCACTATGCTTTGTTAGACCAAGCCACAGGTGAGATTAAGGGTTTTGAAGTCGATATTGCTAAATTGCTTGCTAAAAGCATTTTAGGCGATGAAAATAAAATCAAACTTGTTCCGGTCAATGCTAAAACAAGGGGACCCTTGCTTGACAATGGCACGGTTGATGTGGTGATAGCGACTTTTACCATCACTCCGGAAAGAAAGAGAATTTATAATTTTTCTGAACCTTATTATCAAGATTCTGTTGGTTTGCTTGTGCTTAAAGAAAAAAATTATAAATCTTTAGCAGATATGCAAGGTGCAACCATAGGTGTAGCACAGGCTGCAACGACTAAAAAGATTATTGATGAGGAGGCAAAAAAATTAAATATAAAAGTTAAATTTAGCGAGTTTCCAGATTATCCTAGTATAAAAGCGGCTTTAGATTCTAAAAGAGTTGATGCTTTTTCTGTAGATAAATCTATACTTTTAGGTTATGTTGATGACAAGAGTGAAATTTTAGCTGATTCTTTTGCTCCGCAAGAATATGGTATTGTAAGCAAAAAAGGAGATGAGAAATTTGCAAAATACATTGATGAATTTGTAAAAACAAACAGAAATGCCATAGAAAATTTAGCAAAGAATTGGGGTTTGTAA
- a CDS encoding amino acid ABC transporter permease — MQNVFNAQNLDFLLLGLILTLKIALATCIISMIFGTFLAITRNFGGRISRFLASAYVDIFRNTPLLLWMLAACFVLPVFFGQFSQAFWGTIGFSLYTSSVMAEIIRGSLNSIPKGQFEAAYSQGFSKFFTLFYIILPQTFRRAIPALLSQIITTIKDTSFLAGLQIAELTYQSKILLAQLKSFEEILVMIALVAGIYFVICFSLSMLVRYYAKKTAYVV; from the coding sequence ATGCAAAATGTTTTTAATGCTCAAAATTTAGATTTTTTATTGCTGGGTTTAATCTTAACTCTTAAAATTGCCTTAGCAACTTGTATCATTTCTATGATTTTTGGAACTTTTTTAGCAATTACTAGAAATTTTGGTGGTAGAATCAGTCGTTTTTTAGCAAGTGCTTATGTGGATATTTTTAGAAATACTCCGCTTTTGCTTTGGATGCTTGCAGCCTGTTTTGTTTTGCCTGTGTTTTTTGGGCAATTTTCTCAAGCTTTTTGGGGGACTATAGGCTTTTCTTTATATACAAGTTCGGTTATGGCTGAAATCATTCGTGGAAGTTTAAATTCCATTCCTAAGGGACAATTTGAAGCAGCGTATTCTCAAGGTTTTAGTAAATTTTTTACACTGTTTTATATCATTTTACCTCAAACCTTTAGAAGAGCCATTCCTGCTTTGCTTTCTCAAATCATTACGACGATTAAAGACACTTCATTTTTAGCTGGACTTCAAATTGCAGAGCTTACTTATCAATCCAAAATTCTTTTAGCTCAACTCAAATCTTTTGAAGAAATTTTAGTGATGATTGCTTTGGTGGCTGGAATTTATTTTGTGATTTGTTTTTCTCTTTCTATGCTTGTGAGATATTATGCGAAAAAAACTGCCTATGTGGTTTAA
- the ychF gene encoding redox-regulated ATPase YchF, giving the protein MNLRVGIVGLPNVGKSTTFNALTKAQNAQSANYPFCTIEPNKALVEVPDSRLFELAKIVKPQKILHSLIEFVDIAGLVRGASKGEGLGNKFLSNIRETEVILHIVRCFDDENITHTEGGINPIRDIEIINTELILADIEQLSKKIEKLNKEAKANQKGAKESLELANSLLEHLNQGLSANSFEGRESEHYKNLIKELRLLSAKEVIYGANVDEKGLSKDNAFVKQLKEYATKHNQEVIKICAKIEEELIGLSEEEISEFLSSLGAKESGLHQIIRTAFHKLGLINYFTAGVLEVRSWTIRKGDKAPKAASVIHNDFEKGFIKAEVISYEDFIAYEGESGAKEAGKLRLEGKDYEVKDGDVIHFRFNV; this is encoded by the coding sequence GTGAATCTTCGTGTTGGCATAGTAGGATTACCAAATGTTGGAAAATCCACAACTTTTAATGCCTTAACTAAGGCTCAAAACGCTCAAAGTGCTAATTATCCCTTTTGCACTATAGAGCCTAATAAAGCGTTGGTTGAAGTGCCGGATTCTAGACTTTTTGAACTTGCTAAAATTGTCAAACCTCAAAAAATCTTGCATTCTTTGATTGAATTTGTAGATATTGCAGGACTTGTTAGAGGTGCAAGTAAAGGGGAGGGGCTTGGCAATAAATTTCTTTCAAATATTCGTGAGACTGAAGTGATTTTACATATAGTGAGATGCTTTGATGATGAAAATATCACGCATACTGAAGGTGGCATAAATCCTATAAGAGATATTGAGATTATCAATACAGAGCTGATTTTAGCAGATATTGAACAGCTAAGCAAAAAGATAGAAAAACTCAACAAAGAAGCAAAGGCAAATCAAAAGGGTGCTAAAGAGAGTTTGGAGCTTGCAAATTCCTTGCTAGAGCATTTAAATCAAGGTTTATCTGCAAACAGCTTTGAGGGTAGAGAGAGTGAACATTACAAAAATTTAATCAAAGAATTAAGACTGCTTTCTGCTAAAGAAGTGATTTATGGTGCAAATGTCGATGAAAAAGGGCTTTCAAAAGACAATGCTTTTGTTAAACAGCTTAAAGAATATGCCACAAAACACAATCAAGAAGTGATAAAAATTTGTGCTAAGATTGAAGAGGAGTTGATTGGTTTGAGTGAGGAGGAAATTAGTGAATTTTTAAGCTCTTTGGGGGCTAAAGAGAGCGGACTTCATCAAATCATACGCACAGCCTTTCATAAGCTTGGACTCATTAATTATTTTACAGCAGGAGTGCTTGAGGTACGTTCTTGGACTATACGCAAAGGTGATAAGGCTCCAAAGGCTGCAAGTGTGATTCACAATGATTTTGAAAAAGGATTCATCAAGGCTGAAGTGATAAGTTATGAAGATTTTATCGCTTATGAAGGAGAGAGCGGAGCTAAAGAAGCAGGAAAACTGCGTTTAGAGGGCAAAGACTATGAGGTCAAAGATGGAGATGTGATTCATTTTAGATTCAATGTGTAA
- a CDS encoding CheR family methyltransferase produces the protein MVEKNILNDLELNHFIKIINELCGMDLNDKKNTLLLKLPNFLEELNFKKMADLLIKMRTNKDIRQKTLNFVTITETYFLRELSQLQEIIYYIKSLEKRVSVLSAPCASGEEVYSLAILATKHFVKDIEILGIDINSNAIEKAKKGIYNERALQKFTPAEKKKFFTEENSSYKINKSKFCPCKFDICNVLDNNFLNSKKFDVILSRNMLIYFDYDSKLKLMENFHRILNDDGRLYIGSADLIPDNIFFEKVFSPGGNYYKKI, from the coding sequence ATGGTTGAAAAAAATATTTTAAATGATTTAGAATTGAATCACTTTATTAAAATTATCAATGAATTATGTGGAATGGATTTAAATGATAAAAAAAATACTTTATTGTTAAAATTACCAAATTTCCTCGAAGAATTAAATTTTAAAAAAATGGCTGATTTATTAATTAAAATGAGGACTAATAAAGATATTAGACAAAAAACTTTAAATTTTGTAACTATCACTGAAACTTATTTTTTAAGAGAATTATCGCAACTTCAAGAGATAATTTATTACATAAAAAGTTTAGAAAAAAGAGTAAGTGTTTTAAGTGCTCCTTGTGCAAGTGGAGAAGAAGTGTATTCTTTAGCCATTTTAGCAACTAAACATTTTGTTAAAGACATTGAAATTTTGGGCATAGATATCAATTCTAATGCAATAGAAAAAGCCAAAAAAGGCATATATAACGAAAGAGCTTTGCAAAAATTCACTCCAGCAGAAAAGAAAAAATTTTTTACTGAAGAAAATTCAAGTTATAAGATTAATAAAAGCAAATTTTGTCCTTGCAAATTTGATATTTGTAATGTTTTGGATAATAATTTTTTAAATTCTAAAAAATTTGATGTGATTTTATCAAGAAATATGCTGATTTATTTTGATTACGATTCTAAACTCAAGCTTATGGAAAATTTTCATAGAATTTTAAATGATGATGGACGCCTTTATATCGGTAGTGCTGATTTGATTCCGGATAATATTTTCTTTGAAAAAGTTTTTTCTCCCGGTGGAAATTATTATAAGAAAATTTGA
- a CDS encoding amino acid ABC transporter permease has translation MNESVGFVEKLREFFIHLGLYDENSVSPFALWKFLDTLEHSDEFLQGFLYTLEVSALALAIAIIFGTIGGIMATSKSKIIKAYTRIYVEIFQNTPLVIQIFFLYFGLPHLGINLDVFTIGVLGVGAYHGAYVSEVVRGGILAVDRGQFEASASQGFTYIQQMRYIIIPQTIKNILPPMSNQVANLIKNTSVLLIVAGTELMSVADSYASDFGNYAPAYIFVAILYFIICYPLAYFAKAYEDKLKLATTR, from the coding sequence ATGAATGAAAGTGTAGGTTTTGTTGAAAAATTGCGAGAATTTTTCATCCATTTGGGGCTTTATGATGAAAATAGCGTAAGCCCCTTTGCACTTTGGAAATTTTTAGATACCTTAGAGCATAGTGATGAATTTTTGCAAGGTTTTCTTTATACTTTAGAGGTGAGTGCCCTAGCCTTAGCCATAGCTATAATTTTTGGCACAATAGGCGGGATAATGGCTACAAGTAAAAGTAAAATCATCAAAGCCTACACGCGAATTTATGTTGAAATTTTTCAAAACACTCCTTTGGTGATACAAATTTTCTTTTTATATTTTGGTTTGCCCCATTTAGGAATCAACCTTGATGTTTTTACTATTGGAGTTTTAGGTGTTGGAGCTTATCATGGTGCTTATGTGAGCGAAGTGGTGCGAGGAGGAATTTTGGCTGTGGATAGGGGGCAGTTTGAGGCTTCTGCTTCTCAAGGTTTTACTTATATCCAGCAAATGAGATATATCATTATCCCACAAACCATTAAAAATATCTTACCTCCGATGAGCAATCAAGTTGCAAATTTAATCAAAAACACTTCAGTGCTTTTGATTGTTGCGGGAACAGAGCTTATGTCCGTCGCAGATAGCTATGCTTCTGATTTTGGAAATTATGCACCCGCTTATATTTTTGTAGCAATTTTGTATTTTATCATTTGTTATCCTTTAGCATATTTTGCAAAGGCTTATGAAGACAAGCTCAAACTTGCCACAACAAGATAA
- a CDS encoding leucyl aminopeptidase, with protein MKFEFSHQSLNKIKADFELVFIQDKNLKKFASSANFFKLNNYKGEGICLDLANKKLFIELKSLSYEDIRLAFFTAYKNLEKLNIKSIKTPSIIGECVTRSFACLAEGILFGAYKFDKYKSEKKKSSLEKIIISKDEINGKKFDSDKVNLGLKRGEILAGATNFAKDIVNEIPQEYTPLKMAKDAQKLAKENKNILCKIYDENFLAKEKMNAFLAVNRASIYPPRLIHLSYKPKNAKKRIIFVGKGLTYDSGGLSLKPSDYMLTMKADKSGAAAAMGIIKAVCELNLELEVHCVLGATENMIGGDAYKPDDVLISREGVSIEVRNTDAEGRLVLADCLSFAQDLKPDLLIDMATLTGACVVGLGEFTTGIMGNNEELQNEFYLSSKKSGEYTTILHFNPHLKELVKSNIADISNTASSRYGGAITAGIFLDKFIRKEYKDKWLHLDIAGPAYTEKAWGYTSFGAGGAGVRMCVNFLMHLLRKVQ; from the coding sequence ATGAAATTTGAATTTAGCCATCAAAGTTTAAATAAAATCAAAGCTGATTTTGAACTCGTATTTATACAAGATAAAAATCTTAAAAAATTCGCCTCATCGGCAAATTTTTTTAAACTTAACAATTACAAAGGTGAAGGAATTTGCCTAGATTTAGCAAATAAAAAGCTTTTTATAGAACTTAAAAGCCTTTCTTATGAAGATATAAGACTCGCTTTTTTCACAGCCTATAAAAATCTTGAAAAACTCAATATTAAAAGCATTAAAACCCCTTCTATTATAGGAGAGTGCGTTACAAGAAGTTTTGCTTGTTTGGCTGAAGGCATACTTTTTGGGGCGTATAAATTTGATAAATATAAAAGCGAGAAAAAGAAATCAAGTCTTGAAAAAATCATCATTTCAAAAGATGAAATCAATGGCAAAAAATTTGATTCAGACAAAGTTAATCTCGGTCTTAAACGAGGAGAAATTCTAGCTGGTGCAACGAATTTTGCTAAAGACATAGTCAATGAAATTCCTCAAGAATACACCCCTTTAAAAATGGCAAAAGATGCACAAAAATTAGCCAAAGAAAATAAAAACATACTTTGTAAAATTTATGATGAGAACTTCCTTGCTAAAGAAAAAATGAATGCTTTTTTAGCTGTAAATCGTGCTTCAATCTATCCGCCACGTTTGATTCATTTAAGTTATAAGCCTAAAAACGCAAAAAAACGCATTATCTTTGTAGGAAAAGGATTGACCTATGATAGCGGAGGACTTAGCTTAAAACCTTCAGATTATATGCTTACAATGAAAGCGGACAAAAGCGGTGCTGCTGCTGCAATGGGTATTATCAAAGCAGTTTGTGAGCTCAATTTAGAACTTGAAGTTCATTGCGTTTTAGGTGCAACGGAAAATATGATAGGAGGCGATGCGTATAAGCCTGATGATGTGTTAATCTCTCGCGAGGGTGTGAGCATAGAAGTGCGTAATACAGATGCTGAAGGCAGACTCGTGCTGGCGGATTGCCTTTCTTTTGCACAAGATTTAAAGCCTGATTTACTCATTGATATGGCAACCTTAACTGGTGCTTGTGTTGTGGGGCTTGGAGAATTTACAACCGGCATTATGGGAAATAACGAGGAATTGCAAAACGAATTTTATCTTAGCAGCAAAAAAAGCGGAGAATACACAACTATATTGCATTTTAATCCCCATTTAAAAGAGCTTGTTAAATCAAATATTGCAGATATTAGCAATACAGCTTCAAGTCGCTATGGTGGAGCCATTACGGCAGGAATTTTTCTTGATAAATTCATACGCAAAGAATACAAAGACAAATGGCTTCATCTTGATATAGCAGGACCGGCTTACACTGAAAAAGCTTGGGGTTATACAAGTTTTGGTGCTGGGGGAGCTGGGGTTAGAATGTGCGTGAATTTCCTTATGCATCTTTTAAGGAAAGTTCAGTGA
- a CDS encoding amino acid ABC transporter ATP-binding protein, with the protein MIELKQVNKYYGKHHVLKDINLKIQEGEKLVIIGPSGSGKSTTIRCMNGLEEVSSGEVIVNNLVLTHKNKIEICRKYCAMVFQHFNLYPHMSVLQNLTLAPIKLQKKSKKEAEEIAYHYLKVVGLVDKANVYPATLSGGQQQRVAIARSLCSKKPYILFDEPTSALDPETIQEVLDVMKQISLQSNTTMVVVTHEMGFAKEVADRIIFMEDGAIVEENIPKEFFLSPKTQRAKLFLGKILKN; encoded by the coding sequence TTGATTGAACTGAAACAAGTGAATAAATACTATGGAAAACACCATGTTTTAAAGGATATTAATCTTAAAATACAAGAGGGTGAAAAACTTGTCATTATAGGACCTAGCGGAAGTGGAAAAAGCACGACTATACGCTGTATGAATGGACTTGAAGAGGTCAGTTCGGGTGAGGTGATTGTTAATAATCTTGTTTTAACGCATAAAAATAAAATTGAAATTTGCAGAAAATATTGTGCTATGGTTTTTCAACATTTCAATCTTTATCCCCATATGAGTGTTTTGCAAAATTTAACTCTTGCACCGATAAAACTTCAAAAAAAGAGTAAAAAAGAAGCTGAAGAAATCGCTTATCATTATCTTAAGGTTGTAGGGCTTGTGGATAAAGCAAATGTCTATCCTGCAACTCTTTCAGGCGGACAACAACAAAGAGTAGCCATAGCAAGAAGTCTCTGTTCTAAAAAACCCTATATACTCTTTGATGAGCCAACTTCCGCACTTGATCCAGAAACCATACAAGAGGTTTTAGACGTGATGAAACAAATTTCTTTACAAAGCAATACAACAATGGTAGTTGTAACGCATGAAATGGGTTTTGCTAAAGAAGTTGCAGATAGAATCATCTTTATGGAAGATGGGGCAATTGTTGAAGAAAACATTCCTAAAGAATTCTTTTTAAGTCCAAAAACACAAAGGGCTAAGCTTTTTTTAGGAAAGATTCTTAAAAACTAA
- the rpiB gene encoding ribose 5-phosphate isomerase B yields MLREKIYIASDHAGFELKEKICEFLKNKQISFTDLGTDSKQSCDYPDYAHLLASKMDSKSFGILICGTGIGISITANKHKKIRCALCHESLSAKFARKHNDANVLALGARLIGVDLALDIIENFIQTPFEEGRHIKRIQKIEAGL; encoded by the coding sequence ATGCTAAGAGAAAAAATTTATATTGCAAGTGATCATGCAGGATTTGAGCTTAAAGAAAAAATTTGTGAATTTTTAAAAAACAAGCAAATTTCTTTTACAGACCTTGGCACAGATAGCAAACAAAGCTGCGATTATCCCGATTATGCACATTTACTTGCAAGTAAAATGGACTCTAAAAGCTTTGGAATTTTAATCTGTGGCACAGGGATTGGAATTTCAATTACTGCAAACAAGCACAAAAAAATTCGTTGTGCCTTATGTCATGAAAGTTTAAGTGCAAAATTTGCAAGAAAACACAATGATGCTAATGTTTTAGCCCTTGGGGCAAGACTGATAGGAGTGGATTTGGCATTAGATATTATTGAAAATTTTATCCAAACTCCTTTTGAAGAAGGAAGACATATAAAAAGAATTCAAAAAATTGAGGCGGGTTTATAA
- a CDS encoding DedA family protein: MLITKDFSFEEFIIGIWNEHVEKWGYVILFFWSILEGELGLIFAGFAAHDGKLNLALTIFVAGIGGFVGDQIYFYIGRYNKKLIQKKLHTQRRKFAVAHLLLQRFGWPIIFIQRYMYGFRTIIPMSIGITRYSAKKFAFINLISAWVWATITILLAWYFGALIEEFLAWAKHHWYYAAILIVALLSVLLFSFKQMEKAILKHKKEQQ, translated from the coding sequence ATGTTAATCACAAAAGATTTTTCTTTTGAAGAATTTATCATTGGCATATGGAATGAACACGTAGAAAAATGGGGTTATGTCATACTTTTCTTTTGGAGTATCTTAGAAGGTGAGCTTGGACTCATTTTTGCAGGTTTTGCAGCTCATGATGGAAAATTAAATTTAGCTTTAACTATCTTTGTAGCGGGGATTGGAGGCTTTGTTGGAGACCAAATTTATTTTTATATAGGCAGATATAATAAAAAATTAATACAAAAAAAACTTCACACACAAAGACGTAAATTTGCCGTAGCACATTTACTCTTGCAACGTTTTGGTTGGCCTATTATCTTTATACAAAGATATATGTATGGTTTTAGAACTATAATTCCTATGAGTATAGGTATAACGCGTTATAGTGCAAAAAAATTTGCCTTTATCAATCTTATCAGTGCTTGGGTTTGGGCTACTATAACCATACTTTTAGCTTGGTATTTTGGTGCTTTAATTGAAGAATTTTTAGCTTGGGCAAAGCATCATTGGTATTATGCTGCAATTCTCATCGTGGCTTTGTTATCGGTTTTACTCTTTTCTTTTAAACAAATGGAAAAAGCTATACTTAAACATAAAAAGGAACAACAATGA
- a CDS encoding amino acid ABC transporter ATP-binding protein, which produces MLKIENLNKKFKKEQVLKNIHLEVKTNEIIAIIGPSGAGKSTFLRTINLLEIPDTGRISIDELKLDFANFSKDEAFKLRKKSAMVFQNFNLFINKNILENITEALIVVYKMPKNRAKEIAYERLKSVNLEAKALNYPYELSGGQQQRVAIARALALNPSVMLFDEPTSALDLELVAEVLEVIKNIKDKTMIIVTHELNFAKNLADKIIFMANGEILEQGEAKHFFNNPSHTRVKNFLEKLHI; this is translated from the coding sequence ATGTTAAAAATCGAGAATCTTAACAAAAAATTCAAAAAAGAACAAGTTTTAAAAAATATCCATCTTGAAGTGAAAACTAACGAAATTATCGCTATCATAGGACCTAGCGGAGCGGGTAAAAGCACTTTTTTAAGGACTATAAATTTGCTTGAAATTCCTGATACCGGTAGAATCAGTATCGATGAGTTAAAATTAGATTTTGCAAATTTTAGCAAGGATGAAGCCTTTAAACTTAGAAAGAAAAGTGCTATGGTTTTTCAAAATTTCAATCTTTTCATCAATAAAAATATCTTAGAAAATATCACAGAAGCCTTAATTGTTGTCTATAAAATGCCTAAAAATAGAGCAAAAGAAATAGCTTACGAAAGGCTTAAAAGTGTGAATTTAGAGGCTAAAGCCTTAAATTATCCCTATGAATTAAGCGGAGGACAACAGCAAAGAGTTGCTATAGCTCGAGCCTTAGCCTTAAATCCTTCAGTCATGCTTTTTGATGAACCAACCTCTGCACTTGATTTAGAACTCGTTGCAGAAGTTTTAGAAGTGATTAAAAATATAAAAGATAAAACGATGATTATCGTAACTCATGAGCTTAATTTTGCTAAAAATCTTGCTGATAAAATCATATTTATGGCAAATGGAGAGATTTTAGAGCAAGGAGAAGCAAAACATTTTTTCAACAATCCCTCTCATACAAGAGTCAAAAACTTTTTAGAAAAATTGCATATTTAA
- a CDS encoding CheB methylesterase domain-containing protein, whose protein sequence is MKLVLIGSSTGGPNQLRFLLEDINVKNTCIIVAQHMTENFIPSFIKQFDKHSLSKVSVLNDKEYLSNKIYICCKNTILSKYNSPLKKHSDIVSHWQDIQTPYSPSVDLLFDSAIAFAKTNEMLAILLTGMGDDGAKSLLKLHQAGVKCLAENEEDSVVYGMPKRAKQLNPDLKQMSLESIKKEILQFIK, encoded by the coding sequence ATGAAATTAGTATTAATAGGCTCTTCAACAGGTGGTCCTAATCAGCTTAGATTTCTTCTTGAAGATATAAATGTAAAAAACACTTGCATTATTGTGGCTCAACATATGACAGAAAATTTTATCCCATCTTTTATCAAGCAATTCGATAAACATTCTTTGAGCAAAGTTTCTGTATTAAACGATAAAGAATATTTGAGTAATAAAATTTATATTTGCTGTAAAAATACAATTTTATCTAAATACAATAGTCCGTTAAAAAAGCATTCTGATATAGTTTCGCATTGGCAAGATATTCAAACTCCTTATAGCCCAAGTGTGGATTTACTTTTTGATTCTGCAATAGCATTTGCTAAAACAAACGAAATGTTAGCCATTCTTTTAACGGGAATGGGAGATGATGGGGCAAAATCATTGCTTAAACTTCATCAAGCTGGAGTCAAATGTTTAGCAGAAAACGAAGAAGATTCTGTAGTTTATGGAATGCCAAAGAGAGCAAAGCAGCTCAATCCGGATTTAAAACAAATGAGCTTAGAGTCTATTAAAAAAGAAATTTTGCAATTTATAAAATAA
- a CDS encoding membrane protein, which translates to MFGNWLILTILICITIYLIVMLFYYKTLLSKEKNSKDFIKNNLDDTEIVIRKLQVQLQRSLGNIDILTEELNKIKSDLTSLRTRNSQYRLENDKLRQRIKELEAKIEALL; encoded by the coding sequence ATGTTTGGAAATTGGCTGATTTTGACAATACTCATTTGTATAACAATTTACTTAATTGTTATGTTATTTTATTATAAAACCTTACTTTCTAAAGAGAAAAATTCTAAGGATTTTATCAAAAATAATCTTGATGATACTGAAATTGTCATCCGAAAATTACAAGTGCAACTTCAAAGAAGTCTAGGAAATATAGACATACTTACAGAAGAGCTTAATAAAATTAAAAGCGATTTAACCTCACTAAGAACAAGAAATTCTCAATATCGCTTAGAAAATGATAAATTAAGACAAAGAATTAAAGAATTAGAAGCAAAAATCGAGGCATTATTATGA